One region of Primulina tabacum isolate GXHZ01 chromosome 17, ASM2559414v2, whole genome shotgun sequence genomic DNA includes:
- the LOC142531263 gene encoding protein LATERAL ORGAN BOUNDARIES-like, with product MASSTSYNPPCAACKFLRRKCLPGCMFAPYFPPEEPQKFANVHKIFGASNVTKLLNEVLPHQREDAVNSLAYEAEARVRDPVYGCVGAIAFLQKKVGRLQKELDAANADLIRLTCSENNLPATLQPRTATPIPRQVEYNRLRINGSGGNGGGLHRIQTSFPYPFPLPRNDSDYNPHGGGIN from the coding sequence ATGGCCTCATCCACCTCATACAACCCTCCCTGCGCAGCCTGCAAGTTCTTGCGGCGAAAATGCTTGCCGGGATGCATGTTTGCTCCGTATTTCCCACCAGAAGAGCCCCAAAAATTCGCCAATGTTCACAAAATCTTCGGCGCCAGCAACGTCACCAAGCTCCTCAACGAGGTTCTCCCCCACCAACGAGAGGACGCAGTTAATTCTCTAGCCTACGAAGCCGAGGCACGTGTTCGAGACCCTGTCTATGGTTGTGTTGGTGCCATCGCCTTCCTGCAGAAAAAAGTTGGCCGCCTGCAAAAAGAGCTCGACGCTGCCAATGCTGACCTGATTCGTTTGACTTGTAGTGAGAATAATCTGCCAGCCACACTGCAGCCTCGAACGGCAACGCCGATCCCACGACAGGTGGAATACAACAGGCTAAGGATTAATGGAAGTGGAGGAAATGGTGGTGGACTTCATCGAATACAAACTAGTTTCCCATATCCATTTCCACTTCCAAGAAATGATAGTGATTACAACCCTCATGGAGgagggatcaactga
- the LOC142531048 gene encoding uncharacterized protein LOC142531048: MNLAGAQIFPNPLSATHGRRFPFTLKSHRSKYDGDDGIPIEDVKTLVKFKSRHNYIRVLQVSRTAHHPLAGSRLLLLDAPGNIHSIFFPFKSLTNAYYDVLATLPPIIPPGPLAILGFGAGSSAKPVLEMHPEAVIHGWELDPSVISVAREYFGLEKLEKEHPDRLYIHTGNALNASTKDGFAGIFVDLFTKGCVIPQLQDASTWERLKRVLKSGGRIMANVGGHCVEPEDIRKDGGVIMVETLKAMHKVFGDELFVLNLNDREDESSLALTGRLPDSNEWKKALKKPLRFYADLWKAYARVEDQLPRK; encoded by the coding sequence ATGAATTTAGCTGGTGCCCAAATATTCCCAAACCCGTTGTCCGCAACACATGGCCGCCGCTTCCCCTTCACACTCAAATCCCACCGGTCCAAGTACGACGGCGATGATGGAATCCCTATTGAAGACGTGAAAACTCTCGTCAAGTTCAAGTCCAGGCACAATTACATTCGAGTTCTTCAAGTTTCCAGAACAGCACACCACCCTTTAGCAGGATCCAGGCTTCTCCTTCTCGATGCCCCCGGCAATATCCACAGCATCTTTTTCCCTTTCAAATCACTAACTAACGCATACTACGACGTCTTGGCTACATTGCCTCCGATCATTCCTCCTGGGCCTCTTGCCATACTCGGTTTCGGAGCCGGCTCATCCGCTAAACCCGTACTTGAAATGCACCCGGAGGCTGTAATCCACGGGTGGGAGCTGGACCCATCAGTAATTTCCGTCGCCAGAGAGTATTTTGGTCTCGAGAAGCTTGAGAAGGAGCACCCCGATCGGCTTTATATTCACACTGGAAATGCATTAAACGCCAGTACTAAAGATGGGTTTGCTGGAATTTTCGTTGATCTGTTTACTAAAGGCTGCGTGATCCCCCAGCTCCAAGATGCATCAACATGGGAAAGATTAAAAAGGGTTCTTAAAAGTGGCGGGAGGATAATGGCGAACGTCGGTGGACACTGCGTGGAGCCTGAAGATATTAGAAAAGACGGAGGTGTGATAATGGTGGAGACTCTGAAGGCAATGCACAAAGTTTTTGGAGACGAGCTTTTCGTATTGAATCTTAATGATAGAGAAGATGAGAGTTCGCTTGCTCTTACCGGGAGGTTGCCGGATTCTAATGAATGGAAGAAGGCACTCAAGAAACCCTTGAGGTTTTATGCTGATTTGTGGAAAGCATATGCCCGGGTAGAAGATCAATTGCCACGGAAATAG